A region from the Alnus glutinosa chromosome 5, dhAlnGlut1.1, whole genome shotgun sequence genome encodes:
- the LOC133869172 gene encoding vegetative cell wall protein gp1-like, whose amino-acid sequence MTNKAYLSQHVVFDESSFPAKEQAVALLPSQLSSTSNSAPHFIFPTLFTTSAIIPSSPNSDTFISSNIVLLPLSNESPPISDIPQPEPCPTPQSPHTLSLDTISPPSPPLSPSVPLPLREIAPPSNASFSPTNIPKTNSYPTTHPAPDTSLPASSLPPSQLSSS is encoded by the coding sequence ATGACAAACAAAGCATACCTTTCCCAGCATGTTGTCTTTGATGAGTCCTCCTTCCCTGCCAAGGAACAAGCTGTTGCACTGCTCCCTTCCCAGCTCTCATCCACAAGTAATTCTGCCCCTCATTTTATCTTCCCTACATTATTTACTACCTCTGCCATTATCCCTTCTTCACCTAATTCTGATACTTTCATTTCATCCAATATTGTGCTACTGCCACTTTCTAATGAGTCACCTCCTATCTCTGATATACCCCAGCCAGAGCCTTGCCCCACACCACAATCTCCACACACTTTGTCACTTGACACTATCTCTCCTCCCTCTCCACCACTTTCACCTTCTGTCCCTCTTCCCTTGCGTGAGATAGCACCTCCATCCAATGCTTCCTTCTCACCTACAAATATTCCAAAAACTAACTCTTATCCTACCACTCATCCAGCACCTGATACCTCCCTACCTGCCTCATCTCTACCTCCTTCCCAGCTTAGCTCCTCTTAA